In the Clavelina lepadiformis chromosome 8, kaClaLepa1.1, whole genome shotgun sequence genome, one interval contains:
- the LOC143468488 gene encoding uncharacterized protein LOC143468488 gives MEISPQEAQLAQRLKDVCDQRGREIEVEQSAPVFHKLGLFYRKLSPDKISLIQSSVLLVAACIRQPDNDDFKRDLRELCAHVVTLASSPRKSQGLEQIALDLADKLKRMREEAEKSLAGLEIIPYSVADEQLQKLYDAKIRDVGLIQNKIAQSYAESMAYVSTRCIDILGNPPCRYALVGMGSLARKEISPYSDFEHVIVLEDKIKQDTQYEKMVEYFRWFTVIFQIILVNLGETIIPSVAIPSLNDVTVPGGDWFFDATTKRGVSFDGLMPHACKMPLGRTKKTTKKPWTTELIKTVSDMLQYLDSAEILKNGYHLGDILTRVCFVSGDERLYRDFSDGVQLSLHKNQTSNAVEMMTQLNDDLKNFDTFVSLSGLQGSGTCNVKRVVYRSTTLFIAALGRIYDVNNASCFDIVEVLYERNMTNEYTARHLNLAVALACEVRLKVYMRKRCQDDCVGREGYYSSSDNKIINDLVSVIGKRCLVDYFVTAHLLQMSLRSSDPLRELDDKLCRSTSVKFNILHYLGFDSEMLAEWEQMGNLPQQTPPDDEHSIRFFVAKIYEKNRELDKALPMLEWLDQQENIDDDTKVHVIISRAWAYRDTGRYEEGMKYVKESKNTIENLKISEAKKKIELAWLANTLASCHCHLENFELALDIYKRELLYYDDDRISYRDRRRARCLLDTAKCALKLGLFDEAIRSANESKRTNRRIEIRTKEKNSVSSICDCRALLGKCYEKQGNYAEAAAQFSAEFEMRSEYVPAGLNENDNAIKQAQENFKAAKEKIENVPVV, from the coding sequence aTGGAGATATCTCCACAAGAGGCGCAGTTGGCGCAAAGACTGAAGGATGTTTGTGACCAGAGAGGACGAGAGATTGAAGTTGAACAATCTGCTCCTGTTTTCCACAAACTCGGACTTTTCTACAGAAAACTGAGTCCAGACAAGATAAGTCTCATTCAAAGTTCTGTTTTGTTGGTGGCCGCTTGCATAAGACAACCTGATAACGATGATTTTAAAAGAGATCTCAGAGAACTTTGCGCTCACGTTGTAACTCTGGCGAGCAGTCCGAGAAAAAGTCAAGGTTTGGAGCAAATTGCACTTGATTTGGCCGATAAGTTAAAACGCATGAGAGAAGAAGCCGAGAAATCTCTTGCAGGGCTGGAAATTATTCCCTACTCTGTGGCTGATGAGCAGCTTCAAAAATTATACGACGCAAAAATCCGAGACGTCGGACTCATCCAAAACAAAATAGCTCAATCCTATGCAGAGAGCATGGCCTACGTCTCAACCCGATGCATTGACATATTGGGAAACCCCCCGTGTCGATATGCGCTTGTCGGGATGGGCTCGTTGGcgagaaaagaaatttctccTTATTCTGATTTTGAACACGTCATTGTGTTGGAAGATAAGATAAAGCAGGACACCCAGTATGAGAAGATGGTGGAGTACTTCCGATGGTTCACCGTCATCTTTCAAATCATCCTCGTCAATTTGGGAGAAACCATTATTCCTAGTGTTGCTATCCCTAGCCTAAATGACGTTACAGTTCCAGGTGGAGATTGGTTTTTTGACGCGACAACCAAACGTGGCGTTTCGTTTGACGGCTTGATGCCACATGCATGCAAGATGCCACTAGGCAGGACAAAAAAGACAACAAAGAAGCCATGGACGACAGAGCTTATCAAGACAGTCAGCGACATGCTGCAATATTTAGACTCGGCAGAAATCCTTAAAAACGGATACCACCTTGGCGACATTCTCACCCGAGTCTGCTTCGTGTCAGGGGACGAGCGGTTGTACCGCGACTTCAGCGACGGAGTGCAACTGTCTTTGCATAAAAACCAAACCTCTAACGCGGTGGAGATGATGACGCAATTGAACGACGACTTGAAAAATTTCGACACTTTTGTGAGTCTGTCCGGTTTGCAAGGCTCTGGCACCTGCAATGTGAAGCGCGTTGTCTACAGAAGCACGACGCTTTTCATCGCCGCGCTCGGAAGGATTTATGACGTAAATAATGCCTCATGCTTTGACATCGTTGAGGTTCTGTATGAACGAAATATGACGAATGAATACACAGCGCGTCATCTTAATCTCGCTGTGGCACTCGCCTGTGAAGTTAGGCTAAAGGTTTACATGAGGAAGCGATGCCAAGACGACTGCGTGGGGAGGGAGGGCTACTATAGCTCGAGCgacaacaaaataataaatgatCTCGTCTCCGTCATCGGGAAGAGATGCTTGGTCGATTATTTCGTCACAGCACATCTTCTGCAAATGTCCTTGAGGAGCAGTGACCCACTGAGAGAGCTGGATGACAAACTCTGCCGCTCAACGTCGGTGAAGTTTAACATCCTCCACTACCTCGGCTTTGACTCTGAGATGCTGGCAGAGTGGGAACAGATGGGAAATCTTCCTCAACAAACTCCTCCTGACGACGAGCACTCCATCCGCTTCTTCGTCGCCAAGATTTACGAGAAAAATAGAGAATTGGATAAAGCTCTCCCCATGTTAGAGTGGTTGGACCAACAGGAAAACATCGATGACGACACCAAAGTTCACGTCATAATCAGCAGGGCGTGGGCGTACCGCGACACCGGTCGCTACGAGGAAGGTATGAAGTACGTGAAAGAATCAAAAAATACGATCGAAAACTTGAAGATATCGGAGGCGAAAAAGAAAATCGAGCTGGCTTGGCTCGCCAATACGCTTGCCAGCTGCCACTGCCATCTGGAAAATTTCGAACTAGCGCTTGACATCTACAAACGCGAATTGCTCTATTATGACGATGATCGAATCTCTTATAGAGATCGTAGGAGAGCTAGATGTCTTCTCGACACCGCGAAATGTGCCTTAAAGCTTGGATTATTTGACGAAGCTATTCGATCGGCAAATGAATCGAAGCGAACGAATCGAAGAATTGAAATTCGAACGAAGGAGAAGAATTCTGTATCTTCGATTTGCGACTGTCGTGCTCTGCTGGGAAAATGTTATGAGAAACAAGGAAATTATGCGgaagcagcagcacagtttaGTGCAGAGTTCGAAATGAGAAGCGAATACGTTCCAGCTGGCCTTAACGAGAACGATAACGCAATCAAACAGGCACAGGAGAATTTCAAAGCAGCTAAAGAAAAAATCGAAAACGTACCAGTTGTTTAA